TTATTATCCAAATTCTACTCTATTCTCTTTTTGGCCTTCCAGTGGGTCAATGTTATGATAAGCATTCTCCTTGCGGTAATGAGCCATTTTAATGACACTATGCTATGCTATTTAAGGCTCAAGCAAGGGAAATCTTGACTGGACTATCATGGCCACAGAAATCATATGTGGAGAGTGCTATTTTCATCTTCATATTTTAATCTCACCAATGCAACATAGCTCAGTTCTTATGAGAACAATTGAGAGAATGATGAATACAGCCTTTTTAGTTGATGGCACTGTTTGTATTATTTCTGTTAACACTGAAGTGTGGCATCTCTTTGATGGTTTAGTAGAATTAAGTGTCTGCTGTCACTTGATGTTCAGAATTGCCATTCATGCAATAAATAAAAAAGTGATTTGGCCTGGTTTTCATGTCTCTGATGTGTATGCACGTGCAGGTGCCAAAGGCATCCAATCCAACtcaggtggaggccaaggaggttcaACTCTCGGACATTGCACCAATAATGCTGGATGATACCGACGTGAAGACTGTACGTTTCATATATTTAGACTGGGAGCTATGGTGTACTACCTCTGTTTCAACTGATCTAACGGTTGGAGGTTtacattttatttttgttctgaCTGCAGAAAATAGATGACATCGCTGAAATGGACATTGTAGAGGATTTTGATAACCGGCCTTCCAAAAAGGCAAAAATTTCTGAATCACGTGTACTGGAACCATCACCTATGTCACCAACTATGAAAACATCTTCTCCAGGTTCAGAGTGTTTTGAATCGTTTGTGCCGGAATCAGATAATCAGATGAATCATGATACACTACCATCACCTCCATCCCCATCTAGCTCGACAATATCTCCTGTTTTCCCATTGCATGATATTAAGGAACCAAATTCACATAAAGAGATCCAAGTTGATGAGACATATGATTATCTCCCACAAGGTATTTGCTTGATTTATCACGTGTGCTTTCGTATACAATATATTCTTAAATTATTTGATTTTCTGCAGACTATACATTGACCGACCATGATCTATGTGCTCATATAGCAATAGAATCATCTTTGAGAAAACAATTGCTGGTTCAGATAGATGGAAGTTCTGTCTTGCAACATCAATTGATGTGCCTGCTAGATGAGAAAGAGTGGGTAAATGATGATGTAAGTACCCTTACTCAAACAGTAAAGAGTTTCTAATCACTAATATCAATTAGTaatgtatttttttaattcttaattataggtgatcaatgcatatatatgttgtataaAGGACCAAATACATCTCCAGAATGATAATAAAGTATATTTTGAGAGTCCATTTGTTACCTCACTATTTAAACGAGATGGCACCATTGGAATACAAGAAGGTAGTGCCTTCATGACAGAGATTGTCCTCGAATATATGCAGCATGACATGGTAATCTCCATATTCATAATTTACATGTTGTAGGTTTCATGCATTTTCATTTACTATTTTCCTAATTATCTTTATTACAGATTAAACTTCCAATAAATGCCAATAACACACATTGGTATTTAGCTGTTGTGAATACAAAAAAATGTGAGGTTCAAGTTCTAGACTCATTGTGCTGGAATTCTGACAGAGATGATCTTGCTAATACGGTTAGTTACAACACGATTTTTAATATACTTAGATAATGTGTATCATTTCTTCTAACCACTATTTTATTTTTAGCTACGAGGAATACAATTTCATTTGGACCTTCTTAAAAGTCAAAAGTTGGTAAGCGACGATTGGAAAGACGTTGATCTTACTGAATGGAAGATCACAGAACAATTACAAAAGGCAATTCAAAAAGATTAAATTTATGGAATATTTCACCGGATGTGCACTATCTTACCCAATTACACAGGTATATATCTTTTTTTAATAAAAAGTATGTTACTTTTACAAAAAGTACTTTTTAAATATACTAATAATTGTTCGTGTTGCACAGGAAATGATTACTTCTTTTAGGTTTAAGTTAGCCAGCATACTATTATGTTGGAAAACAAACACTGCAGCAATGACTACAATCGTTGAAGAAAGTGACGATGACAGCAAGGGAGATCCTGATGATGTTCAAATATTGGAAAGTTTAGATgatataaaaaaacaaaaacaaaaatcccATTATCTGTTGAAAATAAATACAGATCACTAATATCAATTCTTTCTAATATGACCTTACATGAGTTAACAGCTGGACTCTGTAGCTTCATTAAATCAATTAATTACACCGAGATTTTAGAGTAAGTCATTTTAAATTAGTATTGCAATTGTATAGTATCTGAATTGTTTTATTGATGGTTTATTTTCTTAATTTGTATCATTATCAGGAAAGTATGGATCCGAAGTTCAAAACCATATCCAATTAGCTTGTCTCTCAGAAAACTACAAGGATTGCTAAAGGATGATTTATCCATGGACCGCGATTGCTTTAATTTGATCATACGGAAGATTATGTTGGATGACATCCAAACATCACAAAAAACAAAGCAACCGATAGCAAAGCATTATCTCGAcatgaaattttgggtatgtttttatATTTGTTATATTCTTTTTATATTCTAATTTTTTATCATCTTTCTAACCAATAATTTTATATACTAGATGACTACTGATTTTGGAAGGCACCCGGATTTTCGTAAAAAGTTAGATGTCGAGCAACTAGCAAATTCTGTTCGTAGTTGGCCTGGTATCAAATATAATGTTTCAACATGCAAATCGGTAAGAGCACTTTTGTATACTTTagagcaatttttttattgcatCTAATATGTAGCCTATTTCAGATCCATATTCCAGTACAATGCATTGATGAATTCATTCTATTCACATTGGATCAAGATACCAGAACAGTGTACATTTTGGACCCTACTCCTATTAATCCAATGTACCGATACAACCCACTCGCAAAATATGTGAAAAAAATTATATGGATTTCCGAACATTTACCAAAAGCAATGTCAAAAGCATGCCCTGGGTCTAGATGGAACGAGGATATTCTCTTATGGCATCATAGAATCCTAGATGATATTCCAGTTTACAACAGGTATTTTTCAGAAGATGAATACTAGATACTGATTATTTGTTGATTTGAGTATGTAGACAATATTAATAAAGTATATTTATATTCTTATATAAGGGAACTGTTGGTTATCTTGTTCCCCTATTCATGTCCACATGGGAAGACGAAAGACCACATTTGCCATTTTTAAAGGTAAATATTGCAACCGTATAGATATTTGCTTTTATGATTATTATACATGTGATATTGATGTCATTCTTTTATAAAAAAATGAATGAATAGGATGGATATGAACTCAGAAAACTAATTTTGGGCCAACTACTAACATTCAAGGACAATGAATGTGAAGATAACATGACTGCTGGTGTACTGGACTTCATCAATTGTATTAGGAAAATCCAAAGTTAAACGGGTATGTCAAATAGTATCAATTCATCTCGAAATGTCAAATGACTCAAATATCTTATTCCAATATGCTAACCTTGTTTTCCTACCAATATGCTTGTGTAGGGAGCTCAATCGGTGGAAGGTAATTTGTCAGAGAGATTTCTTGCAGCCAACAGTTAATAGACAATGAGCAGGGAGACGATGAACATGTAGAGATGCAACATGAACAACAATTAATGATGTACCTTCATCTGCATGAAGAACGAAGATTTTTCATGATTTTGTATATCCTAGAACATTTTCTGGTTGATTATACTTGGTTGTCGTATCAATTTATAGTGTTCGATTGTTAGATTTTGTTTAGTAACCACTACTTGCTAGAGAGAAGGGAAGGGACGTGTATTCAGTGATTACTTCATGTCGCTAGATGTGAGTgcttttgtgtttttgttttgggGCTTTCAGTTGGTTTTTTCTAGAACCCATGGAGAGGCCGAGAGAGCCGGCCGGAGGGGAGTGGGGACGCTTGCCGCCGTCGCATTCAGTTCAGCTAGGTTGGGGAATGGGGATTAATTTGGGATCGGGGAAGGAAGAGGCACAAGACGAGTTTTTTTTTTAGAAACTGGTGCTCGCAGACGAGAAGAGGCACGAGACGAGATGAGGAGCTCAGCTGGCAACGGTGCAGTTTAGGCTAGACTTAATACGTAGGCCAAATGTCAATGGACAAAGCCCGCAAAATAGTGcaaaaaaattacaaatgaaatatAATATTAAAAAATTTGCCATAAAGATGATAACATTTTAAAAACACCATATGaaagtaaaaaaaatcatatttttctgAACAACAAAAAATGAAATTGATTGATAAAAAATTCGTGTTTTTAAATGAAATGAAAGTGCGGAGCTGAAATAGGTAATGACAAACATTGTTAAGGTACGTTCAAATTTCATCGTACAAAAAAAAATACTTAATGTAAACTTATTTGTACATTTGTATAAATTGGGTTACTAATGTTGCATAATGACACGTAGAGCAGGTTATATTTCATTTCTAGcctggtgcaacgcacgggcatttgtacttctttccctaataataaagcacggattgactttgtcgggttcaccgtcacaatatgcttcttctcgtgaatttacgctttcaatttgaatttaaaacatatacatgaggtggtactaaatttcgtCCGTCTGGACCTAGGCGCCGCACCCACAGGGTTGGCCATCGCCCGTGGCATCACCCAGCCTCTTTGGTATGTGATCGATACCGTAAAAGTTTATAATCTTCCAAAAATCAAACGTCAGAAATTATCCGTGTAGAACATGATTTGGAGTCAAACCTCACCTTCCTCGCCGCCTTTGCTACCCTCCAATAAATATTAGTTCCCAGAAAGAGGGGAGTAGAGGAGAAGCGGACGAGGATGCGTACACCGAGATCGATCCCAGTGTAAATTTTATCAAACGTCGGTGCCCCTCCTGCCTAGCGGAGCTCTGAGCCGAGCGTGCCGTGCATGACGGCACCCTTCTTCCCAACCGTCTCGGCACACCACAGGCCGCCGCCGCGTACCTCATGCCTCCTGCTCTCTTGACTGCGCTGCCGCCCCGGCTACTCGCGCGCCGGTTGCCTCTTGCTCCTGCGCGCCACCGTCAGAGCTCGATCCGGACGGAGAGGACCAGCCATGGTGAGGTGGCAGTAACCATGGCGTCAGCTGCGGGTCCTAATCAGAGGGGGAAACAAAGGGAAAAGCAACGGGGACTCACGGTGAACCCGACGGCGAGGTCGGTGAGGCCGGGGAAGCAGCAACGGCAAGGTAATCGACGACGAACGACGATACTCGGACTTGGAGTTGGAGGATGATGGCGAGGGCTTCAGGGTGAATTCGGCCAAGTCCTTGCGCGGGGAAGGAGATCTCAAGGTTGCGGACCTCCTGGACAAGGTTGTTCGTGGCGGGGAAGCCGGCGGCCGTGTGTGCTGCGCGCCGGTGGCCATGCATGCTCTGCTTGTGCTTGCCTGCACCCAGCCATGCGTGCGCTGGTCCTCCCGTGGGCTGTGATTTGCACCATGACTCGTTGAGCTTGACCAGTCGGTCCTAGCTCCAGCTGCACCGTGGCCCGTGGAGTTCTGCGCCACCGCATCAGCCATCACAcggagctgctactgctgctcttgTGCTCTAATTTTCTTGGATGCTTAAGCAAAACtaatgagaagagagagagagagagagtatgggTGATTACAGGAGCATAGGAATCAGAGAATAGGATAGGCACGTGTGTGGTGGAAAGAAATCAAAGATTTTTAGTGTAAAATATAATTGCTTTCCTATTGCAGCACGGCGTTGGAGCATGGCAGGAGCGGCGCGGCACGGTGCGATGCTGGAGACAGGATCGGGACGGGGAGAGAGATGAGAGAGATACAGATTTTTGTGACAACTAGCTGTTCGTGCAGCTCCGATGTAGAGCCAAAAGTAGAACGATAGATGGAGAAGAGACAACATGCTTTTTCATGTGGGACAACTCAGAGTTGAACTTACACATGAACGGAGGGTTAGGGGTGAGAGGTAAATGAATTATTTGTACATATATGCCGTATGAGCTATATCTCTtttcccgtggcaacgcacgggcattgtcctagtctttccctaataataaagcacggattgactttgtcgggttcaccgtcacaatacgcttcttctcgTGAATTTACGCTTTTAGTTTTTTTACCTATATTATTTTCCACATCCGATGTGGTACTATTGTTCCGCGGTCGTTCTGTCGTTACGTTATTGGGATGGGCCTGACGTTTCCATAAGCAGCAGCCCAGACTCATCGGTCGTTGGAATTGCTGCCCCGCACGAGAAAGCGAGGGTTTCCTTCCCCGCCGCGACCCCATATCCCTCTGCTCTACGGTGCCCCTCCTCGCTCCACGGTCGCGGAATCCGGACGAGATCGGCAGGATCCGCTCTCGGGCGAGGGTTTTCTCTCTATAAGTCGCTGCCTCGACCCATGGGAACTCCGACGAACGGTGTACATGCCGGCAGCTGGCGGGCCGGCGGATCGGCTCCAGCCGCGTCCACCCTCACCTCCTCGTCCATGACCTACTCTGCCCGGACGCCCGAGGTGACCGCGTGATGTGTGAGTGCGTGTTGCTGTGTGCTTAGCCTGTGTGCGTTTGCCTGCCGCTGCGTGCGTGTGTCTATGTGCAGCGTGTGTGCTGATGGAAGTTTTGCTGCTGCTTAGTACTTCCCTATACAATAGATAGAAGATGATTTGTATGTTCTAAATTCTTGCAGATTGAACTGACTATTTGTTATCTCTTCTCTCTAGATCAGAGAAGATACTATTTTTTCAGAAAAAAGGAAAGTAGGATTTGAACGCCATCCGCGAGTCCTCCATCTAAGAGGTACCCCATCCTATAAACATGAGTACTAGATTTTGTATAATCAGATCATGAATATCCTGGAAGTAGCATGCTCCCTTGCTGTTGTAATTCGTATAAATTCATGTAGTCGGCTATAATAatgatatttttttttcttttgagagagAAATTGTGTGTCTGCTCTGGTTTCAGTTTTAACGTCAGCTCGTTACAATCCGTAACTACTTATAGACTACTTCATCCGGATGGGTTTGCAACTTTGTGTACAGACTGCTTCAACACTTCTATTTTCTATAGGACTTGGATTAATAATCTCCAACAATATGGTCATGCTTCTTATATTCACTTTCAGTTCTAAATACATTTGTGCTTTTCTCTATGTTGTACTACTAAACTATGTGTGCTAAACTGAACATAAAAATATGATGGGGTGGTGGTTTCAGCCATAGAAAGAATTGATTTGGAGAACAAAGGAAATTTTCGACGGACGAAGAACTCGCTCGAGATGCTTCAGTGATGATTTTATATAGCATTTTATCTAAACCGGGGTTCCTTCTTTCAGACTGGGCGGTGCCATATGATGTGAAGCCGGTGTAATAACTTTTTCATTTGGCATCAGTGGACAGTGGTGATGTGGCAATCTTTTAGACAATTTGCCACCTGTAACACAATGGAAAACCTTATATGAGCTGGTTGCCTTCTTGGTAGTTGTTGCGGCTTCTGAATTATATACTAGCaaaaaagggcccgtgcgttgcaccgggagaaCGAAATCACATGCCCCTGACCCAATAAGAATCAATCTTAGGAATAGCCACCCACAATTGGTACACCCACTATAGCTTCTGATCATGGCGTTTTAAACATAGTGGTACACTTAATTCAGAAGCCGCAACAACTACCAAGAAGGCAACCAACTCATATGAGGTTTTACATTGTGTTACAGGTGGCAAATTGTCTAAAAGATTGCCACATCACCACTGTCCACTGATGCCAAATGAAAAAGTTATTACACCGGCTTCACATCATATGGCACCGCCCAGTCTGAAAGAAGGAACCCCGGTTTAGATAAAATGTTATATAAAATCATCACTGAAGCATCTCGAGCGAGTTCTTCGTCCGTCGAAAATTTCCTTTGTTCTCCAAATCAATTCTTTCTATGGCTGAAACCACCACCCCATCATATTTTTATGTTCAGTTTAGCACACATAGTTTAGTAGTACAACATAGAGAAAAGCACAAATGTATTTAGAACTGAAAGTGAATATAAGAAGCATGACCATATTGTTGGAGATTATTAATCCAAGTCCTATAGAAAATAGAAGTGTTGAAGCAGTCTGTACACAAAGTTGCAAACCCATCCGGATGAAGTAGTCTATAAGTAGTTACGGATTGTAACGAGCTGACGTTAAAACTGAAACCAGAGCAGACACACAATTTctctctcaaaagaaaaaaaaatatcatTATTATAGCCGACTACATGAATTTATACGAATTACAACAGCAAGGGAGCATGCTACTTCCAGGATATTCATGATCTGATTATACAAAATCTAGTACTCATGTTTATAGGATGGGGTACCCCTTAGATGGAGGACTCGCGGATGGCGTTCAAATCCTACTTTCCTTTTTTCTGAAAAAATAGTATCTTCTCTGATCTAGAGAGAAGAGATAACAAATAGTCAGTTCAATCTGCAAGAATTTAGAACATACAAATCATCTTCTATCTATTGTATAGGGAAGTACTAAGCAGCAGCAAAACTTCCATCAGCACACACGCTGCACATAGACACACGCATGCAGCGGCAGGCAAACGCACACAGGCTAAGCACACAGCAACACGCACTCACATCACGCGGTCACCTCGGGCGTCCGGGCAGAGTAGGTCATGGACGAGGAGGTGAGGGTGGACGCGGCTGGAGCCGATCCGCCGGCCCGCCAGCTGCCGACATGTACACCGTTCGTCGGAGTTCCCATGGGTCGAGGCAGCGACTTATAGAGAGAAAACCCTCGCCCGAGAGCGGATCCTGCCGATCTCGTCCGGATTCCGCGACTGTGGAGCGAGGAGGGGCACCGTAGAGCGGAGGGATATGGGGTCGCGGCGGGGAAGGAAACCCTCGCTTTCTCGTGCGGGGCAGCAATTCCAACGACCGATGAGTCTGGGCTGCTGCTTATGGAAACGTCAGGCCCATCCCAATAACGTAACGACAGAATGACCGCGGAACAATAGTACCACATCGGATGTGGAAAATAATATACGTAAAAAAACTAAAAGCGTAAATTCAcgagaagaagcgtattgtgacggtgaacccgacagagtcaatccgtgctttattattagggaaagatatatataataataaagcacgggttgagtctttcgggttcaccgtcacaatacgctttttcTCGTAAGTTTACGCTTTCATTTTGAATTGAAAAcatatacgcgaggtggtactaaatttgtTTCGAGATAAAGGATTCGGCTGTTACACGCGTCACCCATCTGGGCCTGGGCAGCGTCAATGCTAATGGGTAATGGGCCTTTAGAAACCTCCTCTCACGCCTTTTGTCCTTTTTCTCTTCCACGCGAGCAAGGAGCAACGACACTCGGGCTTCGTGGACGGCGCGACAACTCGCGAGCGAGGAGGCTTCCGACGGAGCTTGGCGACTCCTGTAGAAGAACGCGGCAGCGGTCGGCGAGGTGGTTCAGAGCTCGGGCATCCATGGCGTTGGGGCTCCTGTAGAGAAGAAACGAGGGGGGGGATGAGCAGAGGGGGGAGGAGGAAAAACAGAGAAGGGTCGGTACTCATATGCTTACTCCGAGGAACTGCGACTCGGGTCCATGCAAGGAGCTCCGTGGCTGCCTGCTGCGTGCACCGGTTGGGCCACACCGGGCTGAGGCCGGCCTTCGTTGGGGGAGTGGAGAAAAAGAGGCAATGGACAATGGAGGCGTCGGAGTTGGAGGCGGGGCAGAGAGCCAGCGGATGACAGAGGCACCATGGTCCACCGGCTGCAGGCAAGTGAGCGGGAGACGGGAGGCTCGCTGGTGGACGCGCACGGCGGGGCGCGGTTGCGTGCGAGGCAGCCGGCTACAGGGGCATGCAGGCGGCGGTCGGGCACAGTGTGTTGGGAATGAGGCTTGCTCCGGTGCACCCCCCTAACTCAATTTCCTAGGGGTATTCTTGACCCCCGCCATCTATTTTTTCTCCGGCCCGCCGCTGCCCATATCCAAGCCCCGTAGCCCATATCCAAGCCCTGTATAACCCGTATGACCCATACGTATGTATACGGTGACATCCCGAAAAAAAAGGATGACACGACCCCACGACCAGGTAAGACCTGCCGACGGCCGATCCATCAATCACGCAGCTCAATCAATCACGCAGATCCATCATTCACGCAGCTCCTCCATCATTCTGGTGAGGTTCTCTAGGAATATCGGCGGCAGCAATCTTATCGCCGGCGATCTCGTCCGAGAGCGCGCGCGGCACCGTCGTCAACCTCCAGCGCTCGCAGGTACCGCATCCCGTTTCCCCACATTTGTCTCGCTCGCGGCAGCATCCAACGAACTGCCGTTGTTTTCGTCgtagtggttaacctagcggggcGGGCAACCTAGCTTTCTGGCGGTCCAGGCCATCGCAGATCTTGTTCTGGTAGTGCTGCTCGTCATGATATACACAGTGATCACGCGGGCTAAAGTGGGTTTCTTCTTTCTAGGGTTAACCTAGCGACGGTTGCCGTCGGTTGTGTGCACGACGACTCCGTTATTTGCTGCGGCGGCTTACCTAGGTATCCGGCGATCCAAAGTAATCACGACTGGTGCCGTGGGCTAGGAATCTAGCGGCGCATGTTATCACGGGTAGCGCTGCTTCTCGCGATCCAAAGTGATCACGTACTGGATTCGTGGGACGTACCTTAACGCCGCTCGGTGTGGAGAGGGGGGAGGATCCATGGGCGATCAGAGGTCGTTGGCGTCGGTTGTGTGCACGATCTGAACGCCTTCGGTTGGGGCGCTCTCCGGTTGGTGTAGTTTATTTAACATCCGTGATCGTGCGCTAGGTGTTGTATATGTCAGcattgataatgtttgcacatgtgaCGATACATATTAAttgttgtaggaaatggcggacgattagttaactgatatgatgtatgacatggagtttggagaactgatgaaagactggatagaagattggtcagatgatgaaaattcagatcgtgGAGATAGTTCAGAGAATGGGAACGCATTGGAAgatcttaatgtgagtggcattatcatgttgtaattttttggtggcatccgacaatattatattttgaaaatttatagatggatgaacatgatgatggtcaggaaaacaatgagcatgatgatggtgaggaaaacaactcggagatctcgaatgaagattacattagtcaggtatgGAAGTGGATTTTTTTGTTGGCATGCATGCAAATCGAATTAATcctggaatattatatgataagtacttatgtatttgtgttatatttttcagctcatttccgaatgtcataatgcgtacgactattacggtgaatccgacgcGGAGACAGGCCTTGATATCGAATCATTAGCTGCATCTGATTCTGGGGAGTCGCAAtcgtcggtcatcatgagtgaggtatgtaTGTAATCAATGTTGTATGGAAGTAATGTTATACCATAGAAAACTGTTTTCATGGCTATGTTATGATTGTGTAGGTAACAGAAGTTGAGGGTAaaaagaatgtccaagatactgctagtgcagatgataagagggatatgttcatgcagataatacAAATGACTTTTACGTCTCACGAGgctgcgtatgatttctacaacagctatgctagagataatggtttcagcattagaaagaatagggtcaggtatagcaaaaccgagtcacgtcatatgcgttataggcggtttgtttgttcCAGACA
This DNA window, taken from Triticum aestivum cultivar Chinese Spring chromosome 1D, IWGSC CS RefSeq v2.1, whole genome shotgun sequence, encodes the following:
- the LOC123167877 gene encoding uncharacterized protein, producing MSPSSSPEEEVPSSPEEQDHLSNRPISPASATPEVPKASNPTQVEAKEVQLSDIAPIMLDDTDVKTKIDDIAEMDIVEDFDNRPSKKAKISESRVLEPSPMSPTMKTSSPGSECFESFVPESDNQMNHDTLPSPPSPSSSTISPVFPLHDIKEPNSHKEIQVDETYDYLPQDYTLTDHDLCAHIAIESSLRKQLLVQIDGSSVLQHQLMCLLDEKEWVNDDVINAYICCIKDQIHLQNDNKVYFESPFVTSLFKRDGTIGIQEGSAFMTEIVLEYMQHDMIKLPINANNTHWYLAVVNTKKCEVQVLDSLCWNSDRDDLANTLRGIQFHLDLLKSQKLVSDDWKDVDLTEWKITEQLQKAIQKD